One genomic region from Bactrocera tryoni isolate S06 chromosome 3, CSIRO_BtryS06_freeze2, whole genome shotgun sequence encodes:
- the LOC120771988 gene encoding alpha-tocopherol transfer protein-like, which translates to MAELNIRRISAELQKIANEQLNEVPAHIGDDIAALRTWIKQQPHLRARDDDQFLLSFLRGCKFSLEKAKGKIDKYYTLRTKYPDFFGAYDADDAMVRTIINAGIILLLPKPLHEHGARIILIRQGALPADKYTIEHFIRAASHLQEIIIREDDHAIISGMISIVDIEDCTTGHVMQMTPSNMKKMSVHAEEAVPLRPQQQHFIHIPSGFETVFNAMRPFMSKKQQNRISVHAEKLDRFYEHVPLSYLPVEYGGNNGTIAEIINYTNKQLDDYRAYFKENKNYGTDESLRSGKPIDFESLFGVEGSFRKLEVD; encoded by the exons ATGGCAGAACTTAATATACGCAGAATTAGTGCAGAATTGCAGAAAATCGCCAACGAGCAGCTGAATGAGGTGCCCGCACATATTGGCGACGATATTGCAGCGCTACGGACCTGGATCAAGCAGCAGCCACATTTGCGCGCGCGTGACGATGATCAATTTTTGCTCTCTTTTCTGCGTGGCTGCAAATTCAGTTTGGAAAAGGCGAAGGGTAAAATTGATAAATACTATACGTTGCGCACCAAATATCCGGATTTCTTCGGCGCCTACGATGCTGATGACGCAATGGTTCGTACAATTATTAATGCTGG CataatattgttgttgcctaAACCATTGCACGAGCATGGCGCACGCATTATACTCATACGTCAGGGTGCACTGCCAGCCGACAAATACACGATTGAACATTTCATACGCGCCGCAAGTCATTTGCAAGAAATCATAATACGCGAGGATGACCACGCCATTATATCGGGTATGATATCGATTGTTGATATAGAAGATTGTACGACTGGACATGTTATGCAGATGACGCCAAGCAATATGAAGAAAATGTCCGTACACGCCGAGGAGGCGGTGCCTTTACGACCGCAGCAGCAGCATTTCATACATATACCCAGTGGCTTTGAAACCGTTTTCAATGCAATGCGTCCCTTCATGAGCAAAAAACAACAGAATAGA ATTTCAGTGCATGCCGAAAAGTTGGATAGATTTTACGAACATGTGCCACTGTCTTATCTACCCGTGGAATATGGCGGCAATAATGGCACGATAGCAGAGATTATCAACTACACGAATAAACAGTTGGATGACTATCGCGCATATTTTAAGGAAAATAAGAATTACGGCACTGATGAAAGCTTGCGCTCGGGCAAACCCATCGATTTTGAAAGTTTGTTCGGTGTGGAGGGTTCGTTCAGAAAACTTGAGGTGGACTAG
- the LOC120772483 gene encoding uncharacterized protein LOC120772483 isoform X2, whose translation MAPSVCQNSPKLTAAAAHSATMTSTTMIGGAGGGGVGAATTISAPSITQKSNYGGSSINGSMASYKMSSSENSWSQPVFNKENQRPPVYNPEDYVQSLKKFGKRQSGQNVRSIYDNNNETTAKEENSHKSSTLPHKHAEYKSPIPAAPESEGEMSLRQFASVTDLLIKLRADLRVSFPSFVQEFVATPSDGISLLLEVLRAIQLSQSSNAAVPPNQMTATMPRNPQSYQRRALLDELACLQCLSICCSRSLDATARLGTTPVGLMPLASSATGQGIRARILAMQLMSAACDKTALGHGSQKSVTAGHTAVSEAMSTLRLRCSEPVRFRLLVGMLNSGGGSGELQAVGVKFINSFLESSENLQQRLYLQAELFQAGFEPGCLAKTISPASSWVENLRNEIKRFHELYVDVDKMITQAREADRVRSQMVILERRVQILHEEKTVLTSMERRLQERCAELQREIFRLQGAQNENTFKSLDKQPVALPRHVPPGKNESEHEDEGISSSETGPSLSPVPILVLPQKSSASLIAKQHHKNKSKSPNNSTGDSGAATGTATTIEDVMQELDQVVSEAEKQITTQQLQQQKHQIKQQFSQTKVAKEKDIVPVNIVPQPPRKSRSLAHLVSQADGSELDGSEYGMLMLQNHGDPGAAERVTALQTFFDETDYDMPEIDKPYSIESPDIPEVSANTTAYNASTTRELLDVIMDARHSDDDPTMKAFREASNQHQHQHQHQHHHHNNNAAIKRQSMSVAAPPPPPLLAKKPQAPAQHFNGVFFMTGMNTPQKYPKPDVTAALQARRVTKNVERLEAAFASTGPETLLDGSSAMSPAAQQVVREKSRSNQQIYFGSNPALRLSCGSSAGGGGAGVSGNNVTVLIQHSNAAQPTPQPGGSATAITMRSRSCTQGSKVTDTPSGLY comes from the exons ATGGCACCGAGCGTCTGTCAAAATTCACCGAAATTAACGGCAGCCGCTGCGCATAGCGCCACCATGACCAGCACAACGATGATAGGGGGTGCAGGAGGTGGTGGTGTTGGCGCCGCCACAACCATCTCCGCGCCATCAATCACACAGAAGAGCAATTATGGTGGCAGTAGCATTAACGGCTCCATGGCTTCATACAAAATGTCAAGTTCGGAGAATAGCTGGTCGCAGCCTGTTTTCAACAAG gaaaaccAACGACCTCCAGTTTATAATCCCGAGGACTACGTGCAATCGttgaaaaaatttggcaaacgaCAGAGTGGTCAAAATGTGCGTTCTATATACGATAACAACAACGAAACTACAGctaaagaagaaaacagccacAAATCGTCGACTTTACCACATAAACATGCAGAATACAA AAGTCCCATACCGGCAGCGCCTGAAAGTGAAGGCGAGATGTCCTTACGACAGTTTGCCTCAGTCACCGATTTACTCATAAAACTGCGCGCGGATTTACGCGTCTCTTTTCCAAG CTTTGTGCAGGAATTTGTGGCCACACCTTCCGACGGCATAAGTCTACTGCTCGAAGTGCTCCGCGCTATACAACTCTCGCAGTCGAGCAATGCCGCTGTGCCACCGAATCAGATGACCGCCACAATGCCACGAAATCCGCAATCGTACCAAAGGCGCGCTTTACTTGACGAACTAGCTTGTCT ACAATGTCTCAGCATTTGCTGCTCCCGTTCATTGGATGCGACCGCGCGTTTGGGCACAACGCCTGTCGGCTTGATGCCTTTGGCTTCCTCGGCGACTGGTCAGGGTATACGTGCGCGCATTTTGGCCATGCAATTAATGTCTGCCGCGTGCGATAAAACGGCGTTGGGTCATGGTTCACAAAAATCAGTCACAGCCGGTCACACGGCCGTCTCGGAGGCTATGTCGACTTTGCGTTTGCGCTGCAGTGAGCCCGTACGTTTTCGCCTGCTTGTGGGCATGCTGAACAGTGGCGGTGGTTCAGGAGAACTGCAAGCTGTGGGCGTCAA ATTTATAAATTCCTTTCTGGAGAGTTCTGAAAATCTACAGCAACGTTTATATCTACAAGCGGAACTATTCCAGGCCGGTTTTGAGCCAGGTTGTCTAGCAAAG ACTATATCACCCGCCTCATCTTGGGTGGAAAATTTGCGTAACGAGATCAAACGCTTCCACGAATTGTATGTGGATGTTGACAAAATGATCACGCAAGCGCGTGAGGCCGACCGCGTGCGAAGTCAAATGGTGATACTGGAGCGACGAGTGCAG ATTCTACACGAGGAGAAAACAGTTCTAACGTCAATGGAACGTCGTTTGCAAGAACGTTGTGCCGAATTACAGCGCGAAATCTTCCGCCTGCAAGGTGCTCAGAATGAAAACACCTTCAAGTCCCTGGATAAACAACCAGTGGCATTACCACGTCATGTGCCGCCCGGTAAAAATGAGAGTGAACATGAGGATGAAGGTATCAGCAGTTCAGAGACGGGTCCCTCCCTTAGTCCAGTGCCCATATTGGTTTTGCCGCAGAAATCCAGCGCTTCCCTGATAGCCAAGCAGCATCACAAAAACAAATCCAAATCACCGAATAACTCAACGGGAGATAGTGGCGCTGCCACCGGCACAGCTACCACCATTGAGGACGTCATGCAAGAGCTGGATCAGGTCGTTAGCGAGGCAGAGAAACAGATAACAACACAACAactgcagcaacaaaaacaccaaatcAAGCAGCAATTCAGTCAAACCAAAGTTGCAAAGGAAAAGGATATTGTGCCGGTCAATATAGTGCCACAGCCACCGCGCAAATCGCGTTCGCTCGCACATCTCGTCTCTCAGGCAGACGGTTCCGAGTTGGATGGCTCCGAATATGGCATGCTGATGTTACAGAATCATGGTGATCCTGGCGCCGCTGAACGCGTTACAgcattgcaaacatttttcgaTGAAACCGACTATGATATGCCCGAAATAGACAAGCCATATAGCATAGAATCACCAGATATACCGGAGGTGAGCGCAAACACCACCGCCTATAATGCGAGCACCACACGTGAGCTACTCGACGTTATAATGGATGCGCGTCACAGTGATGACGATCCAACAATGAAGGCTTTCCGCGAGGCGAGCAACCAACACCAACATCAGCACCAGCACCAGCATCACCATCACAACAATAATGCTGCCATCAAACGCCAAAGCATGTCAGTAGCGgcaccaccaccgccaccgcTACTAGCGAAGAAACCACAAGCGCCGGCGCAACATTTCAACGGTGTCTTCTTTATGACCGGCATGAACACGCCACAAAAGTACCCCAAACCAGATGTGACGGCCGCATTGCAAGCACGACGCGTCACCAAGAATGTTGAGCGCCTAGAGGCGGCATTCGCTTCAACCGGCCCTGAAACGCTTTTGGATGGCAGCAGCGCAATGTCGCCGGCAGCGCAACAGGTGGTGCGTGAAAAATCGCGCAGCAATCAACAGATTTATTTTGGCAGTAATCCAGCGTTGCGTTTAAGTTGCGGCAGTAGCGCTGGAGGCGGCGGCGCTGGCGTTAGTGGCAATAATGTGACCGTGCTGATACAGCATAGCAATGCGGCACAGCCCACGCCACAGCCGGGCGGCAGTGCGACAGCGATAACGATGCGCTCGCGCTCCTGTACGCAAGGCTCAAAGGTGACGGATACGCCATCGGGATTGTACTGA
- the LOC120772488 gene encoding alpha-tocopherol transfer protein-like yields MSQLAVRPLSAQLQAAAIKELNEVPERVAADIEALRTWIQQQPHLRARDDDQFLLSFLRGCKFSLEKAKTKIDKFYTLRTKYPEFFTINDVDEKMVRELINTGILVYLPTPLNENGPRIAVVTLGTYSADKYSIEDVARTMDGIQEIFMLEDDYAVVYGITTIVDVKKGSTAHLMQMTPSSMKKMTVFSEEALPFRTKATHFINIPSGFEAFFNVLKPMLSKKQQKRLSLHGNKLDKLYEHIPLKYLPKEYGGENGSIAEGIAELNQKLDAYREYFKANTQYGTDEKLRPGKPLDFDQIFGVQGSFRKLEVD; encoded by the exons ATGTCACAACTCGCTGTGAGACCACTAAGCGCACAACTTCAAGCTGCCGCAATTAAAGAATTGAATGAGGTGCCCGAACGTGTGGCGGCCGACATCGAGGCGCTGCGCACCTGGATCCAACAACAGCCGCATTTGCGCGCACGTGACGATGATCAATTTTTGCTCTCCTTCCTGCGTGGTTGCAAATTTAGTTTGGAGAAGGCCAAAACCAAAATTGACAAATTCTATACGTTGCGCACCAAATATCCGGAATTCTTCACCATCAACGATGTAGACGAAAAAATGGTGCGCGAACTCATAAATACCGG CATACTAGTATATTTGCCGACGCCGTTAAATGAAAATGGACCACGTATTGCTGTGGTAACCCTGGGCACTTATTCAGCTGACAAATATTCTATAGAAGATGTGGCGCGAACTATGGATGGCATACAGGAGATATTTATGCTCGAAGATGACTATGCCGTTGTCTATGGCATAACAACAATAGTTGATGTGAAAAAGGGTTCGACGGCGCATCTAATGCAAATGACACCATCGAGTATGAAAAAAATGACTGTTTTCTCGGAAGAGGCCTTGCCATTTCGCACCAAGGctacacattttataaatataccaaGCGGTTTCGAAGCATTCTTTAATGTGCTCAAACCTATGCTGTCGAAGAAACAGCAAAAGCGA CTTTCTCTGCATGGCAATAAATTGGATAAACTTTACGAGCACATCCCTTTGAAATATTTGCCCAAAGAATATGGCGGTGAGAACGGTTCCATTGCGGAGGGCATCGCCGAGCTCAATCAGAAACTCGATGCGTACCGGGAATACTTTAAGGCGAATACGCAATATGGAACGGACGAAAAGCTTCGTCCTGGCAAACCACTCGATTTCGATCAAATTTTTGGTGTGCAGGGTTCTTTTAGAAAGCTGGAAGTAGACTAA
- the LOC120771986 gene encoding alpha-tocopherol transfer protein-like translates to MATPNIRPLPEHLQEVAIKELNERPERLAEDLEALKDWAIKQPHLNVRLDDQLLVAFLRGCKFSLEKAKSKLDWYYTLKTKYPDYYTLQDPDVPHIQDLVKYGVGLALPIPLNETGPRIVFSRFGIYPIDKYKLKDLLATAFANFELEIRLDDTAVVNGFLNLIDVGKVNAAHFAQFTPHLLKKMVAFLANAAPIRLNATHFINVPASFEKLYNMIKPTLTEKQRNRIFLHGNNLETIYALIPQKYLPKDFGGENGCIDELEKSTFQLFLDHRDYFKEDVKYRNNEELRVGQQPDYESLFGMEGSFRKIDVD, encoded by the exons ATGGCAACACCGAATATACGTCCGTTACCAGAACACCTGCAAGAGGTGGCTATCAAAGAGTTGAATGAGAGGCCTGAGCGGTTGGCAGAAGATCTGGAGGCGTTAAAGGATTGGGCTATAAAGCAGCCACATTTAAATGTGCGACTCGATGATCAATTGCTGGTGGCATTCCTACGCGGCTGCAAATTCAGTTTAGAGAAGGCAAAGTCGAAATTGGATTGGTACTAtacattaaaaactaaatatccGGATTACTACACATTACAAGATCCGGATGTGCCGCATATACAAGATCTTGTAAAATATGG CGTGGGATTAGCATTGCCTATACCATTAAATGAGACTGGACCACGCATTGTATTCAGCCGTTTTGGTATTTATCCGATTGATAAATATAAACTTAAAGACTTATTGGCTACCGCATTTGCAAACTTTGAGCTAGAAATACGCTTAGATGACACTGCAGTCGTGAATGGTTTCCTTAATCTGATCGACGTTGGCAAAGTAAACGCTGCACATTTTGCTCAATTTACACCGCATTTGTTAAAGAAAATGGTAGCCTTTCTCGCGAATGCCGCTCCAATCCGTCTAAACGCAACGCATTTCATTAATGTCCCAGCGAGTTTCGAAAAGCTCTACAATATGATAAAGCCTACGTTGACAGAAAAACAGCGGAATCGC atttttctGCATGGCAACAATTTGGAAACAATCTATGCTCTTATACCACAAAAATATCTGCCCAAAGATTTTGGTGGTGAAAATGGTTGCATCGATGAACTAGAGAAGTCCACATTCCAACTATTTCTTGATCACCGTGATTATTTCAAAGAGGATGTCAAATATCGTAACAATGAGGAGCTACGTGTTGGTCAGCAACCGGACTATGAAAGTTTATTTGGTATGGAAGGTTCATTTCGTAAAATCGATGTGGACTAG
- the LOC120772487 gene encoding retinol-binding protein pinta, with amino-acid sequence MNPISDDAAPILRPLAPTLQKIACEELNEVPNRVADDVLALRQWIHKQPHLCARTNDQFLVGFLRGSKNSLEKAKQKIDRYYTLKAALPEVFNERRQVDDPLVMEIVRLGIILQIPLPADYHGPCITIIRACSYDTTKYKFADIIRVGSMFGEIMTIEDDNSTVSGYIEIMDMCNVSGQHFLQLKPDLLRKFSTFAEEAMPMRQRGTHFINVPSAFEKGFRTLSTFFPEKMLSRISVNSNPEALFDFVPREHLPQEYGGENGTIADIVERMEAKLLRYRDYFLLEPEFGTNEKLREGALYNYENIFGLEGSFRKLEVD; translated from the exons ATGAATCCCATAAGCGACGATGCAGCGCCAATTCTACGACCGCTTGCGCCCACTTTACAGAAAATCGCCTGCGAAGAGCTGAATGAGGTGCCCAATCGTGTGGCGGACGATGTGCTGGCGCTGCGTCAATGGATACACAAACAACCGCATTTGTGTGCGCGCACCAATGATCAGTTTCTCGTCGGCTTTCTGCGCGGCTCCAAGAATAGTTTGGAGAAGGCGAAGCAGAAAATCGATCGTTACTACACATTGAAGGCGGCCTTGCCGGAGGTGTTCAATGAGCGACGACAGGTGGACGATCCGCTAGTGATGGAAATTGTACGCCTAGG CATCATCTTACAGATACCGCTGCCAGCAGACTACCATGGCCCCTGCATAACGATCATACGCGCATGCTCGTACGACACCACCAAATATAAATTCGCCGATATTATACGCGTCGGTTCGATGTTTGGCGAAATTATGACAATCGAGGATGACAATTCCACAGTTAGCGGCTATATTGAGATTATGGATATGTGTAATGTGAGTGGCCAGCATTTTCTACAATTGAAACCGGATTTGCTGCGCAAGTTCTCCACGTTCGCTGAGGAGGCAATGCCAATGCGTCAACGGGGCACACATTTTATTAATGTACCGTCGGCGTTCGAGAAGGGCTTCCGGACACTAAGCACTTTCTTTCCGGAGAAAATGCTCAGTCGG ATTTCAGTCAACTCCAATCCCGAAGCGTTGTTCGACTTCGTGCCACGCGAACATTTGCCGCAGGAGTATGGCGGTGAGAATGGCACCATAGCCGATATTGTGGAGCGCATGGAAGCGAAATTGTTGCGTTATCGCGACTACTTTTTGCTGGAACCGGAATTCGGCACTAATGAGAAGTTGCGCGAGGGCGCGCTCTATAATTATGAGAACATTTTCGGGCTGGAGGGTTCATTCCGTAAATTAGAAGTCGATTAG